A genomic segment from Sorangium aterium encodes:
- a CDS encoding ABC transporter permease subunit/CPBP intramembrane protease: MRLAIVWTILRKELVESLRDRRTLVRLVVVPLLLYPLFALAMSKLVGFEADAREARPSRIAVWGELAEDLQTRLSAAGKIELAPWAGAPPDVREGLLSGALAPPAGPAPAPDEGEAPPPEAEPPRWIEPENPVLAAARAAVSERKVDAVLVPWPSLGAELGRGGKGAVAIYFDSVRADSATAEARLEGALRRARRAIIANREVERGLPEGFSRAFDVVPRDVAADSRKVGQILGAMMPMLLILMSLLGSFLPAIDLTAGEKERGTMQTLLCAPVRPIEIISGKFLAVWVISLLTALGNVVSMSLTVSRLLPDAMVVGPGTFALTFVLLVPVTLLFSALFLALAVFAKDFKDGQNALMPAYLPLSLLAGITALPVVELNPWTAYAPVLNIAVLIKALFVGEAPADLLFTALVSSALYACLALLFAARVFERESVLLGGHESARAVLGLGRRAGGVPSTGFSLAAFAGVQVLFFYGSLLIARASVAVQLAVSQVGFFLVPTLALVAGFGYSPRASLGLRAPAVRGVAGALLLGVSAWAAIGGTVLRWFPAPEPFARELGELVLLGGQPYPVVLLLVAVTPAVCEELLFRGLVYAGLRRAGPAVAIVVSALLFGLAHGSVYRLLPTFSLGLVLGYARHRTGSVLPGALLHALNNGLAVSLLYFKPSWGQGVIEGELLPWSITVAGMVVSLAGLLLLRFSAPGAPEPDDSPRP, encoded by the coding sequence CCTTCTCTACCCGCTCTTCGCGCTCGCGATGAGCAAGCTCGTCGGCTTCGAGGCGGATGCGCGCGAGGCGCGCCCGTCCAGGATCGCGGTCTGGGGAGAGCTCGCCGAGGACCTGCAGACGAGGCTCTCGGCGGCGGGCAAGATCGAGCTCGCGCCGTGGGCGGGCGCGCCCCCCGACGTGCGCGAGGGGCTCCTCTCCGGGGCGCTCGCGCCGCCGGCGGGGCCGGCGCCCGCGCCGGACGAGGGCGAGGCGCCGCCCCCCGAGGCCGAGCCGCCGAGGTGGATCGAGCCGGAGAACCCCGTGCTCGCTGCGGCGCGCGCCGCGGTGAGCGAGCGCAAGGTCGACGCGGTGCTCGTCCCGTGGCCCTCGCTGGGGGCCGAGCTCGGGCGCGGCGGGAAGGGCGCCGTCGCGATCTACTTCGACTCGGTCCGCGCCGACTCGGCCACGGCGGAGGCGCGCCTCGAGGGCGCGCTGCGGCGCGCCCGCAGGGCCATCATCGCGAATCGAGAGGTGGAGCGCGGCCTGCCCGAGGGGTTCTCGCGCGCGTTCGACGTCGTGCCGCGCGACGTCGCCGCGGACAGCCGCAAGGTCGGCCAGATCCTCGGCGCGATGATGCCGATGCTGCTGATCCTGATGTCGCTCCTCGGCAGCTTCCTCCCCGCGATCGATCTGACGGCGGGCGAGAAGGAGCGCGGCACGATGCAGACGCTGCTGTGCGCGCCCGTGCGGCCCATCGAGATCATCTCGGGCAAGTTCCTGGCCGTGTGGGTCATCTCGCTGCTCACGGCGCTAGGCAACGTGGTGAGCATGTCGCTCACGGTGAGCCGGTTGCTGCCCGACGCGATGGTGGTCGGCCCCGGCACCTTCGCGCTGACGTTCGTGCTGCTCGTGCCGGTCACGCTCCTGTTCTCGGCGCTGTTCCTCGCGCTCGCCGTGTTCGCGAAGGACTTCAAGGACGGTCAGAACGCGCTCATGCCGGCGTACCTGCCGCTCTCGCTGCTCGCCGGCATCACGGCCCTGCCGGTGGTCGAGCTCAACCCGTGGACGGCCTACGCCCCGGTCCTCAACATCGCGGTGTTGATCAAGGCGCTGTTCGTCGGAGAGGCGCCGGCCGATCTCCTCTTCACGGCGCTCGTCTCCTCGGCGCTCTATGCCTGCCTCGCGCTCCTCTTCGCCGCGCGTGTCTTCGAGCGCGAGAGCGTGCTCCTCGGGGGGCACGAGTCGGCGCGCGCCGTGCTCGGCCTGGGGCGCCGGGCCGGCGGCGTGCCCTCAACGGGCTTCTCGCTGGCAGCGTTCGCGGGCGTCCAGGTGCTTTTCTTCTATGGCAGCCTGCTCATCGCCCGCGCCAGCGTGGCGGTCCAGCTCGCTGTCTCGCAGGTCGGCTTCTTCCTGGTTCCGACCCTCGCGCTGGTCGCCGGCTTCGGCTACTCGCCGCGGGCGTCGCTCGGCCTCAGGGCGCCCGCGGTCCGCGGCGTCGCCGGGGCGCTGCTCCTCGGCGTCTCGGCGTGGGCCGCGATCGGCGGCACCGTCCTCCGGTGGTTCCCCGCGCCGGAGCCCTTCGCCCGTGAGCTAGGGGAGCTCGTGCTGCTCGGCGGGCAGCCGTACCCGGTCGTCCTGCTGCTCGTCGCCGTCACGCCGGCCGTCTGCGAGGAGCTCCTGTTCCGCGGCCTCGTCTACGCGGGCCTGCGCCGCGCCGGGCCCGCGGTGGCGATCGTCGTTTCGGCGCTCCTCTTCGGGCTCGCGCACGGGTCGGTGTACCGGCTCCTGCCGACGTTCTCGCTCGGGCTGGTGCTCGGCTACGCGCGCCACCGCACCGGCTCCGTGCTGCCCGGAGCGCTGCTTCACGCCCTGAACAACGGGCTCGCGGTGTCGCTCCTCTATTTCAAGCCGTCGTGGGGGCAAGGCGTCATCGAAGGAGAGCTCCTGCCGTGGAGCATCACGGTTGCAGGGATGGTCGTCTCGCTGGCCGGGCTGCTCCTGCTCCGGTTCTCGGCGCCGGGCGCGCCGGAACCGGACGATTCACCGCGGCCCTGA